Below is a genomic region from Salmo trutta chromosome 19, fSalTru1.1, whole genome shotgun sequence.
ATACCCACAGGTTGTTAATAAATGCTGCATATGTATAGAATAACAAATTCTACAGAAACTAGAAACTGAATACCACAGATGGCACTAACCATTCCTCCATGGAAGATGTTAATACTCACCAACAACATGCCTCTCACAGGCACAGTGATGTAGAGCTTTGCACTGTTGTTTAAAATAAATAGTCACAACAGGGTTTTGTCTTTGAACAGTGATCTGATTACTAACCAGAGGAAAAGTTGTGAGGCTCATTCCCCACTAGTGCAATGATGAAGTGGCTTTTTTCATGGCCTCACAAGGGCACATCCTTAATCAATATAAATCAGTAACTGTTTAACTAATATTTATGTGTTAGTAGAATAATTAATTTGGTGAGAATTTTATGGTCAGTTTAATTGCAGGCCATTAACATAGAGCAAGGTGACTACCATGGACTGTAACCCATGCCTGTCAACAATACACATTTGACCGCGATATTTTGataatttatttgtttttgtttaaatgTTAATTTGCAAAATAGGAAATAAAACTATTTCTTGTCCTTATATTATGATCACCAATATATTGTTAGTAGGTAGGTAGATACAACATGACTTTATATTGCCTGTGAACCACAGCATATGGCCCAGCACGTCAGCAGTTTATCCAGCCTGGATTTACTTTGCTCTTTGATCCAGGATTGACGTCAGTTGCTGTTGACTTCATTTAATGATAAATAAAAGACCACCACAAATTAAATGTGTGTTGTGAACACAATCTTCATCAGAATTCATAGTGCCATTGCATTGCCTAATATTTTCAGAATGACTCTGACAATGTACACAATGGTATGAATATATTGTTCTCTTTTATCCGCAGCCACCTGACAGTGACATTTAATTACATGTAGCTAGCTTTTATAATTAAAAGATCTAACAGTAACACTGCACATGTACATTCTAGTTACTTTGTTTCCATATTCCTCTTATCACAGTGATACAAATTGAGGCAGCTTAATGGAACTTAATCGCTGTGTTGTTTTGCACTGTGATTGGCTTCTGTGTTTCAAAATACAAAGTCCCGCGCACTAATGATGTGTCGTGATTGGCTTCTCTTTCTTCTGTTGTTGGCCGCATCCGGTTTGAATGACGACGCTGCGGATGCAAAAAAGAGAAAGGGAAAATAggaatagctagctagctaagaacaGCGAAAAAACTATTTACATTTTACTCTTGTTTATACATTATGCGGATGCTAGATCAGTATTTTTGACTACCTATGTCAAGTAACTTATGTTAGCTAGCcaacagagagagatgataatATTTAACAATATTTAGCTGTTTatttagcattagcctagctattattagctagctggctagctacaggCTTAGTTAGCTACCAAGGAAATTGTCTGGGTGACTAGCTATTTGACTCTATTTGTTTTTATCTTTGACTTTTTCTTGATCTTGGTGATAATGGCAACATCGGCCCTGTACGCGTGTACGAAGTGTAACCAGCGGTATCCTTTCGAAGAACTGTCGCAGGGACAGCAACTGTGCAAGGTTTGGACTGGAAGTGTGTGggtgatagctagctaactagcaccACATTTTGCAATATGAATAGATTACAAAGCAACTGCTACAGGCTCATATGCATTTCGACTGCTCCCTAGATGTTTAATTATAAGGTCTCTGGCCACATTCAGCACTTATCGCAAGCGATGGCTTTGATAGATGATGTAACAACTAACTAGTATCCTTGCAACCTGTCTGGGACGCAAATGGCCAACCTTGTTAGATAATGTCACACGCAGGACGATATCATTTCTTCGCGAAATGTTTTTGTTCTATTCATGCCGTGTCTGCTGGGTGTAGCAGACAAAATAACGTCAGATAAacattggttagctagctagatctTTTCACATTACGTCTCCCATGACCTGTTCATTTAGCATTTGTTTACACTTCATGCCCTTTACAAATAAGTGTATTTTAGCATCAATGTAGCCACAGCGTCGGTGTCTTTAACATACCGGCAGCTACAAAATGTCATTCTAGGGGGCTCAGTGTAGCATCCCTCTTCGGCCAGTAGTGTAGGCTATGTTCCATATAAATTATTCATGCAATGGGCAAAAATCAAGTTATAATTCGTGGCAAATTATCACATTTTTCTATTCATGCTGGTGCGTTGGAAATGCATATTTCACATTGCCATAATaagcacaccacacacatactggGCAGAAGGCTTGAAAACATGTCTGAATAAAAGGTAAGAACACTATTCAATACATGGTTAATATACATGGTTATTTAATACTAAATAACGCCATACAAAGGGGTTTTGACATTTTGGACAAACCAAAGTCATGATTTAGCGTTTAGTGAATTCTTAAAATGTTATGTCCTACATTGTATCTGTTTGCATTTATTTTTAAGCAAAGGGCTAAATAAACTCTCCGACAGATGAATCCCTCAAATGCTTTGTTTCTTGTGTCAACAGGAGTGTCGCATCGCTCATCCCATCGTCAAGTGTACATACTGCAGATCAGAGTTTCAGCAGGAGAGGTGAGTTTTGCTCCATCACCTTTACTGTGCATGGTATTGTTATTCCAAAGGCATCACCATGTAATATAGTGATAACATTGGTTCCAGAATGTTGATACGATTTCTTTTTCACATTCTCTATTCCAGCAAAACAAACACCATTTGCAAGAAATGTGCCCAGAATGTAAAGCAGTTTGGGACGGTAAGTTTTGACTTGAATTGACGTCCCTCTTATAATTTTACAGCATGTATTGACTCTGTTATGGTTATGTTTGCCAAATCTTCTTCTGTTCCCCACTCAGCCTAAACCCTGCCAGTATTGTAACATCATTGCTGCTTTCATCGGAACAAAGTGCCAGCGTTGCACTAACTCAGAGAAGAAGTATGGCCCTCCACAGACCTGTGAGCAGTGCAAACAACAGTGTGCATTTGACCGCAAGGAAGAGGGTAGGAGGAAGGTAGGCACGCTCACCCGCTGCATTGATACCCTAACACACTTTGTCCAGCACTCATGGGGTTGCGTATTTACCATTTTCCACTGTCCTGTGTgtcttgtcaggtggatgggaaGCTGCTGTGCTGGCTATGTACTCTGTCCTACCGCCGTGTGCTGCAGAAGACCAAGGAGCAAAGAAAAGGCTTCAGCTCCTCCCACTCCAACTCCTCGCTCAATGAGAAGGACCACCACTCCAGACAGCAGCATCATCAACACCAGCACAGACACAGCAGCTCACATAAGTAGGCCATGGTGCCACGGCCTTATTCTCTAACTGTTAGGCCATTACTTCCTCTGTGATGCGGGTCTTCTGCAGGGCTCTACTCTGTCACAATACTGTATATGTATTGTGCTGAACGGGCACTTTTTGGAAGGATGTTGTGGTCTCTGAGTAATGATGCATGTGTCAGATATTTGAAGGAACATGTTGGAAGGGAAAAATGTCTGATAACTTGGTGTTTGTTCTTTGTCTTTTTGTAGACTCAGTGGGAGCCTAAGTCCAGAGCAGGAGCAGGGACTGTGGAAGCAGAGGTAAGACATACCCCCCCCAGTCTTGATTGACTGTTATGACAAGTCTATTTGCCTAGTTATACAACTTAGTTGAACTATGGCATACTCTGGGACACTTTACAGGTCTGATGGAGAGCCTCAGTGGCTAAAGTTGTGTGTTGGTTCTCCCCTCAGCCATAAATCGTCTTCGATCCAGAAGGAGACCCCAAAGAAGAAGCCAAAACTGGAGGTGAAGCCATCCAACGGGGACAGGTACGAGAGGAGTTTCAATCACATGTAAGGAGTTACAAGCCAGCTCTAACTTTTGAAGTAAACATGGAAAACATCCAGTAGGTTCCTACTGACACTTTTTTTGAACTTCATTGTTCTAACACACATCTCTGATAGATGCCATCAAGGTGTGTTGGAGCAGGCAATGGTACAAAGTGGGTCAGTGTGAAAAGATCTGAGTTAAGGTACTTTCCTTTTTCTGACATCTTAACTTTTCTTCCctgctctctgtcctctctcccatcAGTAGTTCCATTACCCAATCTATGGATTCTGGAGGAACGGACAACTTCATTCTGATCAGCCAGCTGAAAGAGGAAGTGATGTCATTAAAGAGAATGCTTCAACAGAGGGATCAGACAATACTGGAGAAGGACCGAAAGGTACACACCTAATTGTATCTTCACAGTAATTCATGCCCCTAAACGACCACTGCTGAGACAGGCTGCTcccaggtggtaatggtaggcaacaacacatctgccacgctgttcctcaacacggggacccctcagaggtgcgtgcttagtcccctcctgtacttcctgttcacccgcgactgcgtggccaagcacgactccaacatcattaagtttgctgacgacacaacggtggtaggcctgatcactgacagtgatgagacagcctatagggaggaggtccaagaccaggcagtgtggtgccaggacaacagtgtggtgccaggacaaaggAGCCgatcgtggacaacaggaaaaggagggccgaacacacccccattctcatcaacggggctgtacattttactttttaaattgtttttttaaacattttagtcatttagcagacgctcttatccagagcgacttacagtagtgaatgcatacatttcattttaatacattatttttttattttttttgtactggccccccgtgggaattgaacccacaaccctggcgttgcacacaccatgctggtgttgcaaacaccatgctctaccaactgtagtggagtgggtcaagagcttcaagttccttggtgtccacatcaccaacaaactatcatggtaccaagacagttgtgaagagggcatgacaacgcctattccccctcaggagactgaaaagatttggcatgggtcctcaaaatgttctacagctgcaccatcgagagcatcctgacccattgcatcactgcctggtatggcaactgctgggcatttgaccgtaaggtgctacagagggtagtgcgtatggcccaatacatcactggggccaagcttcctgccatccaggacctatatactaggcggtgtcagaggaaggcctaaaaATGGTCAgaatccagccacccaagtcatagactgttgtctgctaccgcacggcaagcggtactggagcgccaagtctaggaccaaaaggctccttaacagcttctacccccaagccataagactgctgaacaattattcAAATGACcactgactatttgcattgtttttacactgctgctactcgctgtttattatctatgcatagtcactttacccctacctacatgtacaaattaccgtgactaacctgtacccccgcacattgactcggtaccccattttatattgcctcgttattgttactttagtttttttagtaaatattttcttaaccaacaacACAGTTAAGAAATTAGAGTTAAGGgtttgtcagtaagcatttcacagtaaggtttactacacctgttgtgttcggcacatgtgacatacgatttgatttgacaaaCTATCTGTTTTGCTATGTTCGATGtgacttttggtcatgttgttTTGTACTTCCAGCTCACAGAACTCAAGGCAGACTTCCAGTACCAGGAATCCAACATGAGGGTTAAGATGAACAACATGGAGAAGGCGCACAAAGAGGCCATGGAACAGCAACAGGTAGAGTAAAAATGACCATACAGACATGAAAAAAAACAGACATCTTGTGGGCccctagctaggtttccatccaattggcaacacaGTTTCATGTGactattctaaaatctgcataaaagtAATATGCACAATTTCCCATccgagatgtttccatcaaattgacttgttggtcATAAAAGgcagtgcgtgatgacgtagtgcacataaaaataccttttgcggttaaattcccatgtaccgaataaaaatacaagttaaatgggtttccattgcatttttaaCTACTGATCGTTTTCTCTCAAAACATTTTGCACTCTATAGTGAAtttgcccactctggtattggcacatgcactctagccaacagcttgcggatacagtgcaggtatagccAACATGATTtgttatggacaaaagagcaagataatttttatttgtcaaagaATAAGACCCTTGACATTTATTGGAGatcagcatcaagctcatcactgtgcactttcaccaccctgtgaagttcatcatttatttcatctgtagcctaataaactgcatgcttttctGAGTTGTCGTGGGAGGACCTCATATGTTGACCTGTTGCTTCTCAAGCACATGGgattcaaacaactttcctaacaAGTTAGGATGAAGCATACCTTCACatagtattcataccccttattccacattttgttgttacagcctgaattcaaaatggataaaatagattttctacacacgataccccataatgacaaagtgaaaacatgtttttacataagtattcataccactgagtcaatactttgtaaaagcacctttggcagcgattacagctttgagtctttggGTAAgtctctctaagagctttgcagacctggattgtacaatatttgcccattttattattttcaaaattctgcAAGCTTTGTTAAATTGGTTGTTAATTATTGCTTGACAACCATTTtgttcttgccatagatttaagtaaaaactttTACTCGTCCACTCAGTCTTCTGGGTAAGCAACTCCACTGTagaatttggccttgtgttttaggtttttgtccttctcaaaggtgaattaatctcccagtgtctggtggaaagcagactaaaccaggttttcttctaggattttgcctgtgcttacctcCATTCTGTAAAAATGTTTTCctgaaactccccagtccttaacgattacaagcatacccataacatgatccagccaccactatgcttaaaaatatggagagtggtactcagtaatgcgtTATATTGGGgggggggctcctgagtggcgcagcggtctatggcactgcatctcagtgcaagaggtgtcaatacagtacctggttcgaatccaggctgtatcacatccggctgtgattgggagtcccatagggtggcacacaattgacccagcgtcgtccaggttttgccggagtaggccgtcatcgtaaataagaatttgttcttaactgacttgcctagttaaataaaggttaaataaaaaaaattaagtaaataaataaaaatggatttgccccaaacacaactttgtattcaggacagaaactgaattgctttaccacatttttttgcagtattactttagtgacttgttgtaaacaggatgcatgttttgaaattcTACGCAGGCGTCCTGCTTTTTATGCTGTTAATTAGGTTACTATTGTGGagtaataactacaatgttgatccatcctcagtttcctcccatcacagccatttaaaCTCGGTAACTGTCATGGTGATATCCCTGAATGGTTtcattcctctccggcaactgagttaggaaggatgcctttaTCTTTATAGTGACCCCAGTGGCTCAAAGTGTGGAGAGGATGTTCTCAGCTGCTGacctgctctccaggcaccatcgcatgagcctgaagccacagactggCCAAACTTGTTTCTAATAAGATTTTTTGTTGTATAATTTGTATTTCATTCTtagtaagtcacagcctatatgtgCAATTTATAGATACATTATTTAATACCACAAGCCTATTATGTCGCACTCGCAAGTGCTTCACAATGTAtatctttgtaggctatagccttgaaataaatGGCTTTAAATAATTCATTTTAGTTCCTTCTTAGGCTCACTGTCTGGTTACTGGCCTATTTAGTGTtttttatatgctgtttaatatgacatttaGTCTATTTGAAATGGCAGCttcttttcatgtttattcaaatacttttcattAAAATCCATATGATTTGGTTTCAATACCTACAAACCAATTGGTAGGTCTAGGTAGGtcttggttaaattgtgatttgaATGGAGTGAATTTGGAGCGGCAGTTTGTTTTTCTGTGAGCGCGGAGTGGCTTTTAGCGCAGCGGTAGGGAAAGGCATGGAGCACCGGAGTGGTAAACCGCTCAACTCCCCTCACATGTTCtggtggggtacagagattagtAGTCATTTAGTAAAAATGTGAAACAcatattgcacacagtgagtccatgtgatTTAAGCACATTTGCCATAGCAAAAGGGTTGAATAATTTTTGACTAAAGACTAaatttaatcttttttttttaaattcaggctgtaacacaacaaacatgtggaaaaggtcaaggggtgtgaatactttctgaaggcacgaaTCAAACGCTCCTAGCTTGTGGTAAAGGCTTTCATTAAACATAGATGGTCACATACTCACTTATTTTCTTTTACTACAGGCCAAAAACCGGGAGCTGCTGAAACAAGTGGCCGCCCTCTCAAAGGGCAAGAAGTTTGACAGGACAGGGAGTTCACTGCTGTTACCGTAACGACAAGCCCACCCAACCACGGCTCAGTGGCTTCATTGTTTTAACACTGTGAAAGCCTGATGCCATtctacctttcccctccctccttctgttTTCTCAATCATTTTGATCTTTTCAGTTATGTTATTCGTTTGAAAACTGGTGACCATGCTATACATGGAAatcctctttcatgttgacatGAAAATAAGGACGCTTCCTCAATTTCAACATGTTTTAAATGTTCTAACCCTGAATTTTACTCTGCCACTGGATGTGATGTGACTGTGGATGAGGAGAGAGCCTCGTTAACACTGCCCGGGTCCAGCAGCATGTTTTGCGCAAGGTGGATACGATTCTGTCAACATCACAGATCCCACTTGATTTTTACGGATGTCATGCAATTTTATttattcaattacattttgtAGCTTTTGGTTTTTTCTCAGCACATACTCAGAGCATTTCCCAGGTTTgggagattttttttcttcaacagCAACTTTCTCGTAACATATTAATTATATTTTTCTAAATGGATGTAATTATGGAAGAGAAACACTCCTTATTGGAGACCCTTCTCAACTTACTATGTATGCAAATGTCAATAGGGTGACTGACAACAGCATTGCTGGCCAGCAGCAGAGACCGCTCTAGATGTTGAAGTCCAAAAAGCATCAACTCTGAGAGATTTTTAAACTTTGTTTTGTAGAGACACTTCCCGGCTGCCCTCTTTCTCACTGTGTGACAGCTGTAGtgctttgctgtttttctgtAGTGGAACGATTTGTAATACTGCATGACTTACTGACATACAGGTTAGCATTGTGGTCTCCTGTACTATAATGTAGGGTTTCTCAAATTGGGGTTCACCAGCCCCTGGGGAGGTAATGCAGGAGGTCcgtggccagatctcaaaataagtttttgttttaaaaataaaaatcatgaaTATTACTAACAGATGAATTATTAAATTAGATTTGGTGAAGGTATCTGTGGATTAAGTTGAGGGTATAATACAATTTAATAATATTAATCTACGGTTTGTTCTTAACTCTGGGCAGAATGgccctgggaggctcacagggatattggtatccacagtactccaccAGTTATCTATTTTTCAACTCGTTACTTCTTACCCAAGAAAATGCAGAacataaatgcactgtaattaAAGTTCTCTCTGcctcatagcaaaatgtgtagaattgcaggacattagCTTGTAGGGTATTAGCTTGTATGCTACTTCTTCTCACTCGAGTTGTTCTGGTTAAGAgggggtccctgatgaatttgctatGACAAGAGTCCCCGGACCCAAAAAGTTGAGAACCCCTGCTGTAATGTACTTTTtcagcctttttttttttttttttttatgcgtGTAAAGGTATTACAGGGATCAGCCTATGTATTTAAAATGTGTAACTTGTATTGGTTTTAGTGAGTGTGTCAGGTAAGGCTGGTTAATTATATAAATACATCTGTAGAATAGGCTTTTTAAAGGAACGTACCTTTTCAGCTCTGCACCAGACTGAGCTGGTTTCATACTGTGGCGTACTGATCACTTTTGTACTTTTTCCAAACCCAATGTTTCAAAAATATTAAATATGGTTAAACatatgttgtttttattttactaCCATTATCTCAAGTAGTGGCTCTCTACTATTGGGCCTTGTAGCAATCCTTTATAATAGTGTCAACCCCACACAAACACCATTTCTAGCCTGGATTTTGCCTGTACTTTTTCCTCTTCCACCAGAGTTGGGGTTTTTGTCAACGGCTATTCCATGTTTGACCACTAGGTAGCACTCGTTACTTTGCTTTACTCTATAAGATCTGACACGCTGACTCAAATGGCTTGTTTGAGTGGTAAGATTGATCTGACTAGACGAATGTCGGGGGCGGTGCATCTGCGACAGCCGAGCGTCAGACACTGGTATTCCAACAGCAAGGGTCAGATCAATATGGCAGTGTTGTTTTTCTTTAGAATGTCGGAATAAACATGCCTCTAACCCCCACACACTCAaactgaaatcaaatcaaatttatttatatagcccttcgtacatcagctgaaatctcaaagtgctgtacagaaacccagcctaaaaccccaaacagcaagcaatgcatgtgaaagaagcacggtggctgggaaaaactccctaggaaaaactcctgagaaaggccaaaaacctaggaagaaacctagagaggaaccaggctatgaggggtggccagtcctcttctggctgggccgggtggatattataacagaacatggtcaagatgttaaaatgttcgtaaatgaccagcatggtcaaataataataatcatagtaattgtcgagggtgcaacaagcacgtccggtgaacaggtcagggttccgtagccgcaggcagaacagttgaaactggagcagcagcatggccaggtggactggggacagcaaggagtcatcatgcaaggtagtcctgaggcatggtcctagggctcaggtcctccgagagagagaaagaaagaaagagaggaagagagaattagagagcatatttacattcacacaggacaccggataagacaagagaatactccagatgtaacagactgaccctagccccccgacacataaactactgcagcataaatactggaggctgagacaggagggatcagaagacactgtggccccatccgatgatacccccgaacagggccaaacaggcaggatataaccccacccactttgccaaagcacagcccccacaccactagagggatatctacaaccaccaacttaccgtccgaagacaaggccgagtatagcccacaaagatctccgccacggcacaacccaaggggggggcgccaacccagacaggaagaccacgtcagtggctcaacctactcaagtgacgcacccgtcccatggacggcatggaagaacaccagtaagtcagtgactcagcccctgtaaaagggttagaggaagagaatcccagtgggaagaggggaaccgacaaggcagagacagcaagggcggttcgttgctccagcctttccgttcaccttcacactcctgggccagactatacttaatcataggacctactgaagagataagtcttcagtaaagacttaaaggttgagactgagtctgcgtctctcacatgggtaggcagaccattccataaaaattgagctctataggagaaagcccta
It encodes:
- the LOC115154464 gene encoding protein FAM76B isoform X2 — encoded protein: MATSALYACTKCNQRYPFEELSQGQQLCKECRIAHPIVKCTYCRSEFQQESKTNTICKKCAQNVKQFGTPKPCQYCNIIAAFIGTKCQRCTNSEKKYGPPQTCEQCKQQCAFDRKEEGRRKVDGKLLCWLCTLSYRRVLQKTKEQRKGFSSSHSNSSLNEKDHHSRQQHHQHQHRHSSSHKLSGSLSPEQEQGLWKQSHKSSSIQKETPKKKPKLEVKPSNGDSSSITQSMDSGGTDNFILISQLKEEVMSLKRMLQQRDQTILEKDRKLTELKADFQYQESNMRVKMNNMEKAHKEAMEQQQAKNRELLKQVAALSKGKKFDRTGSSLLLP
- the LOC115154464 gene encoding protein FAM76B isoform X3; this encodes MATSALYACTKCNQRYPFEELSQGQQLCKECRIAHPIVKCTYCRSEFQQESKTNTICKKCAQNVKQFGTPKPCQYCNIIAAFIGTKCQRCTNSEKKYGPPQTCEQCKQQCAFDRKEEGRRKVDGKLLCWLCTLSYRRVLQKTKEQRKGFSSSHSNSSLNEKDHHSRQQHHQHQHRHSSSHKLSGSLSPEQEQGLWKQSHKSSSIQKETPKKKPKLEVKPSNGDSSITQSMDSGGTDNFILISQLKEEVMSLKRMLQQRDQTILEKDRKLTELKADFQYQESNMRVKMNNMEKAHKEAMEQQQAKNRELLKQVAALSKGKKFDRTGSSLLLP
- the LOC115154464 gene encoding protein FAM76B isoform X1, whose protein sequence is MATSALYACTKCNQRYPFEELSQGQQLCKECRIAHPIVKCTYCRSEFQQESKTNTICKKCAQNVKQFGTPKPCQYCNIIAAFIGTKCQRCTNSEKKYGPPQTCEQCKQQCAFDRKEEGRRKVDGKLLCWLCTLSYRRVLQKTKEQRKGFSSSHSNSSLNEKDHHSRQQHHQHQHRHSSSHKLSGSLSPEQEQGLWKQSHKSSSIQKETPKKKPKLEVKPSNGDRYERSFNHISSITQSMDSGGTDNFILISQLKEEVMSLKRMLQQRDQTILEKDRKLTELKADFQYQESNMRVKMNNMEKAHKEAMEQQQAKNRELLKQVAALSKGKKFDRTGSSLLLP